Sequence from the Chitinophagales bacterium genome:
ATCCGGTTGTCGCATTATTGATTCAGTTTGTGCTGGTAGGCTTGATGGCCATCCTGTTGTTTGCCATCCTGGGATTGGTGCTTGTTTACATGGAAAGAAAAGTTTCTGCTTTCATGCAGATCCGCTTAGGCCCCAACAGGGTTGGGCCGCAGGGAATTTTTCAGACACTGGCCGACACGTTAAAGCTTGTGATGAAAGAAGGTCTCACGCCTGCAGGCGCCGACAAATTTTTGTTTAATCTCGCGCCATACGTCGTGATGATAGTTGCCATGCTGATTCTTGCGCCGATGGCCTTCGCAAAGGGATTTCAGATGTGGGATATCAATATCGGCGTGCTCTACATATCTGCCGTTTCCTCCATTTCAGTTATTGGCATACTGATGGCAGGCTGGGCAAGCAACAACAAATATTCTTTGCTCGGTGCCATGCGGAGCGGTGCACAGATTGTCAGCTATGAGCTGTCGGCAGGGTTGGCCGTATTGTCCATCGTTATCCTTACTGGAAGCCTGAGTATATCCGACATCATTGCATCGCAGCAAAACGGATGGTGGATTTTTAAAGGACACATTCCCGCCGTCATCTCCTTCGTGATTTTCATGATTGCCGTTACGGCAGAAACCAACCGGGCTCCTTTCGACCTGGCAGAGGCCGAGTCCGAACTTACCGCCGGTTTTCACACAGAATACTCAGGCATGAAGTTCGCTTTGTTTTTCCTGGCGGAATATGTCAATATTTTCATCGTATGCGGTATCGGCGCAACACTTTTTTTCGGAGGATGGATGCCCTTTCATATCGGCCACTGGGATGCCTTTAACCGCATCATGGATTACATTCCCTCCTCACTCTGGTTCTTTGGGAAAACATTCTTTCTCATTTTCCTCATCATGTGGTTCCGCTGGACTTTCCCGCGGCTGCGCATTGATCAGTTGTTGAATCTTGAATGGAAATATCTCCTGCCTATCTCCATGTTTAATCTGTTGCTGATGACTTTCATCGCCATTATGGGATGGTATTTCTGAAACAGGTTATAGCAGTGAAGAGCCGGTTTGATGATGCAGGCCGAAGTATCTGACAGGCTCATCCGGCTTTTTGTTTCACTGCCGCTGCCCGGAAAATTTATTGGGCTGAAATAACCGGACAAGTTTCACTAAACTTGCTCTGTGTTTCTGGCGCAATACATTAAAGAAGTTTACCGGACGGTAAAGTCGCTGCTCACAGGCATGCGGATGACAGGTTACTATTTTTTTCACCCAAGGAAAGAAGTCATTACGCAGCTTTACCCGGAAACACCGCCGCAGTTACCGGAACGGTTTAAAGGCGAAGTGGTCATGCTGCATGATGGCAACAACGAACATGCCTGCACCGGATGCACAGCCTGCGAACTCGCCTGTCCCAACGGAACCATTAAGATCATCACTAAATTTGAAACAGGCGCCGATGGCAAAAAGAAGAAGGCGCTCGACACGTTCGTCTATCACCTTGAGTTATGTACGATGTGTAATTTGTGCATTGTGGCTTGCCCGACCGACGCTATAAAAATGGCGCAGACCTTCGAGCACAGTGTTTTCGACAGGAATAAATTAATAAGGAAACTTAACCGGCCCGGATCAAAAATAAGAGCCGGCATCGAGTAAGCAATATGACTGCATCACAAATCATCTTTTACCTGATCGCTGCTTTTATGCTGGGTACCGGATTACTGGCCGTCACCACGCGTAAAGTTTTTCGAGCTGCCATCTGGTTGCTTTTTTCTTTGATTGGTATAGCGGCGCTCTATTTCTGGATGGAGGTGGAGTTTATTGCAGCGGTTCAGATCATCGTGTATGTCGGCGGCATTGTTGTGCTGATTATTTTTTCAATTTTTCTGACACAGCATGCCGGCACAGAAATGAGTAAGCCAACCCTTACAAGATCGGTTGCCGCAGCGTGTGCTGCATTGTCGGGTTTTGCATTAACCTACCTGCTTATTGTGCAGCACGGGTTCACCAGCTCCGGTAAAAGTTTCGGCTGGAATATGGGAATGATCGGCACACAGATGCTGGATACAGGCAGCAATGGTTTCGCATTACCATTTGAAGTGGTGAGTATACTGTTGCTTGCTGCCATGGTGGGTTGTATTGTGATTGCAATAAAAAGCAAACGCAAACCCGTCAGTCAGGAATCAGTGACATGAAGGACGTGCTGATTGCAGTTTCTTTTTTTCAACAGAGTATCATTAACCTGCAGTAACATGAGTGATGTACCAATGAATCATATACTGTTTGTGAGCACGGCGCTGTTCTTCATCGGTGTTTATGGTTTTCTCACCCGCCGCAACATGATTACCATGCTGATGTCGGTAGAGCTGATATTAAACAGTGTGAACATCAATTTCGTCACCTTCAATAAATACCTCTACCCGGAACGGATGGATGGCATTTTCTTCACCGTATTCATCATTGCCATTGCG
This genomic interval carries:
- a CDS encoding 4Fe-4S binding protein, with the protein product MRMTGYYFFHPRKEVITQLYPETPPQLPERFKGEVVMLHDGNNEHACTGCTACELACPNGTIKIITKFETGADGKKKKALDTFVYHLELCTMCNLCIVACPTDAIKMAQTFEHSVFDRNKLIRKLNRPGSKIRAGIE
- the nuoH gene encoding NADH-quinone oxidoreductase subunit NuoH translates to MWSFEGITNWVNNWLNATFHPVVALLIQFVLVGLMAILLFAILGLVLVYMERKVSAFMQIRLGPNRVGPQGIFQTLADTLKLVMKEGLTPAGADKFLFNLAPYVVMIVAMLILAPMAFAKGFQMWDINIGVLYISAVSSISVIGILMAGWASNNKYSLLGAMRSGAQIVSYELSAGLAVLSIVILTGSLSISDIIASQQNGWWIFKGHIPAVISFVIFMIAVTAETNRAPFDLAEAESELTAGFHTEYSGMKFALFFLAEYVNIFIVCGIGATLFFGGWMPFHIGHWDAFNRIMDYIPSSLWFFGKTFFLIFLIMWFRWTFPRLRIDQLLNLEWKYLLPISMFNLLLMTFIAIMGWYF
- a CDS encoding NADH-quinone oxidoreductase subunit J; translation: MTASQIIFYLIAAFMLGTGLLAVTTRKVFRAAIWLLFSLIGIAALYFWMEVEFIAAVQIIVYVGGIVVLIIFSIFLTQHAGTEMSKPTLTRSVAAACAALSGFALTYLLIVQHGFTSSGKSFGWNMGMIGTQMLDTGSNGFALPFEVVSILLLAAMVGCIVIAIKSKRKPVSQESVT
- the nuoK gene encoding NADH-quinone oxidoreductase subunit NuoK yields the protein MSDVPMNHILFVSTALFFIGVYGFLTRRNMITMLMSVELILNSVNINFVTFNKYLYPERMDGIFFTVFIIAIAAAEAAVAIAIIINLYRTHQSIDVEDASEMKF